A genomic segment from Cyanobacteriota bacterium encodes:
- the yqeK gene encoding bis(5'-nucleosyl)-tetraphosphatase (symmetrical) YqeK: MNPDLAQIKKDLKQKLSEHRFQHTQSVTETAIRFAKAYQLTEETINKIEIAAWLHDACKELKNNELLQLAEFYQIEIYPEDEAHPNILHARVGAAWIEEEYEILDPQISHAVRDHTLGSTEMYDSSKILFLADMLEPLRGDNPELERLRAIVMQGDNLNKAVL, from the coding sequence GTGAATCCTGACTTAGCACAAATCAAAAAAGATCTCAAGCAAAAGCTCTCAGAGCATAGATTTCAGCACACGCAGTCAGTAACAGAAACTGCTATTCGTTTTGCAAAAGCATATCAATTAACAGAAGAGACAATAAACAAAATAGAAATCGCTGCATGGCTGCATGATGCCTGCAAAGAATTGAAGAATAATGAGCTCTTGCAACTAGCAGAGTTTTATCAAATAGAGATCTACCCAGAAGACGAAGCTCATCCAAATATTCTACATGCCCGAGTTGGAGCTGCTTGGATTGAAGAGGAGTATGAGATACTTGATCCACAAATCAGTCATGCTGTACGTGACCATACACTTGGTTCAACCGAGATGTATGATAGCTCCAAGATACTATTTTTGGCTGATATGCTTGAACCACTTCGCGGAGATAATCCCGAACTAGAAAGGCTAAGGGCAATAGTAATGCAAGGCGATAATCTCAACAAAGCAGTACT